A region from the Hyalangium gracile genome encodes:
- a CDS encoding serine/threonine protein kinase: MLGQRGAARTYLADDTDGLIVLKELSFSLEPAATTLQAFHQEARQLQSLTHPRIPRYLDMLQLGVGAETRLYLAQEFIEGTPLEAELDSRHYTELEARDLARQVLDILRYLQGRSPQVFHGDLKPANLIRRPDGALFLVDFGAGWVRGRASPEASHYTPPEQAGGELDATTDLFALGVTLVESLSWTRESRLRKEGEQMLATRVDVAVHFRDFLARLTSVDPAHRFASADAALRQLDSPESPRVTPRRRLGPVAIGAGAAVLLFAAGFVTGRVTQPAPPDTTEPGRSPTSPPQRPDRLGQRPPRGSLPSPPEMIHNPGTDQGPPQVREQEAAAHVPLACDFARAGTPSASSHWGKDEPQRAFDHDRQTFWQSADLNHPVLTVDLGHNHLIDSMVVDWAWDTRLGATARSAVMTSLDGVRWTFLHSLINIPSNNDVPRRVWFPQRVARYVRLVGASVHGSWMHVRSFELYGPDCPLPSPTDSALISPGPKKIDF; the protein is encoded by the coding sequence ATGCTCGGACAGCGCGGAGCTGCCCGCACCTATCTCGCCGATGACACCGACGGGCTGATCGTCCTCAAGGAGCTGTCCTTCTCCCTCGAGCCCGCCGCGACCACCCTCCAAGCCTTCCACCAGGAAGCACGACAGCTTCAGAGCCTCACCCACCCGCGCATCCCGCGCTACCTCGACATGCTGCAGCTGGGGGTCGGCGCTGAAACCCGGCTCTATCTGGCCCAGGAGTTCATCGAAGGCACCCCGCTCGAGGCCGAGCTCGACAGCCGCCACTACACCGAGCTCGAAGCCCGTGATCTGGCTCGACAGGTCCTCGACATCCTCCGCTACCTGCAAGGTCGATCGCCTCAGGTGTTCCACGGCGACCTCAAGCCCGCCAACCTGATCCGTCGTCCGGATGGCGCGCTCTTCCTGGTCGACTTCGGCGCGGGCTGGGTCCGCGGCCGCGCCAGCCCCGAGGCCTCTCACTACACTCCTCCCGAACAGGCCGGTGGCGAGCTGGACGCCACCACGGATCTGTTCGCCCTCGGCGTCACGCTCGTGGAATCCCTCTCGTGGACGCGCGAGTCCAGGCTGCGCAAGGAAGGGGAGCAGATGCTCGCCACGCGCGTGGATGTCGCCGTCCACTTCCGCGACTTCCTCGCACGCCTGACCTCGGTGGATCCGGCTCACCGCTTCGCTTCGGCCGATGCGGCGCTGCGCCAGCTCGACTCACCGGAGTCGCCTCGCGTGACGCCTCGCCGTCGCCTGGGCCCCGTGGCCATCGGCGCAGGCGCCGCCGTCCTCCTCTTCGCCGCCGGCTTCGTCACGGGCCGCGTCACCCAGCCCGCTCCGCCCGACACAACCGAGCCTGGCAGGAGCCCCACATCGCCTCCCCAGCGCCCCGACCGCCTCGGGCAACGCCCTCCAAGAGGCTCCCTCCCGAGCCCTCCAGAGATGATCCACAATCCCGGCACGGATCAGGGGCCACCGCAGGTGAGGGAGCAGGAGGCAGCAGCCCACGTGCCCCTGGCGTGTGACTTCGCGAGGGCGGGAACCCCGAGCGCCTCGTCACACTGGGGGAAGGACGAGCCCCAGCGCGCGTTCGACCATGACCGGCAGACGTTCTGGCAGAGCGCCGACCTCAATCACCCGGTGCTCACGGTGGACCTGGGGCACAACCACCTCATCGACTCCATGGTGGTGGACTGGGCCTGGGACACGCGCCTGGGCGCCACGGCTCGAAGCGCCGTGATGACGAGCCTGGATGGCGTGCGCTGGACCTTCCTGCACTCGCTGATCAACATCCCCTCGAACAACGACGTCCCGCGCCGGGTCTGGTTCCCTCAGCGCGTCGCCCGGTACGTGCGCCTCGTCGGCGCCAGTGTGCATGGCAGCTGGATGCACGTGCGCTCGTTCGAGCTGTACGGGCCGGACTGTCCGCTGCCCTCGCCGACCGACTCTGCGCTGATCAGCCCAGGCCCGAAGAAGATCGACTTCTGA
- a CDS encoding ParA family protein, whose translation MGRIICISNQKGGVGKTTTAINLAASLASAERRTLLVDMDPQGNAGSGLGLKRDALHGTVYEALLNGRPMKELLHPTELRYLQVVPATPDLTGAEVELVSQDRREFRLRDALRPLAKEYDYILIDCPPSLGLLTLNSLVAADSVLIPLQCEYYALEGLSQLTHTVDLVRQGLNKDLKMEGILLTMFDGRANIANQVVDEVRGYFKDQVFGVVVPRNVRLAECPSFGKPIILYDIKSKGCESYLALGREIMNREGRKPPARKVA comes from the coding sequence GTGGGTCGAATCATCTGCATCTCCAACCAGAAGGGCGGCGTCGGCAAGACGACCACCGCCATCAACCTCGCCGCCAGCCTGGCCTCGGCCGAGCGCCGCACGCTCCTGGTCGACATGGATCCCCAGGGCAACGCTGGCAGCGGTCTGGGCCTCAAGCGCGACGCGCTTCACGGCACCGTCTATGAGGCGCTCCTCAATGGTCGTCCCATGAAGGAGCTGCTCCACCCCACCGAGCTGCGCTACCTCCAGGTGGTCCCCGCCACCCCGGACCTCACCGGCGCCGAGGTCGAGCTCGTCAGCCAGGACCGCCGCGAGTTCCGCCTCCGCGACGCGCTGCGCCCCCTGGCCAAGGAGTACGACTACATCCTCATCGACTGCCCCCCGTCGCTCGGCCTGCTCACCCTCAACTCCCTGGTCGCCGCCGACTCCGTCCTCATCCCCCTGCAGTGCGAGTACTACGCGCTCGAGGGCCTGTCCCAGCTCACCCACACCGTGGACCTGGTGCGCCAGGGGCTCAACAAGGACCTGAAGATGGAGGGCATCCTGCTCACCATGTTCGACGGTCGCGCCAACATCGCCAACCAGGTGGTGGATGAGGTGCGCGGCTACTTCAAGGACCAGGTCTTCGGCGTGGTGGTGCCCCGCAACGTCCGCCTGGCTGAGTGCCCCTCGTTCGGCAAGCCCATCATCCTCTATGACATCAAGTCCAAGGGCTGCGAGAGCTACCTCGCGCTCGGCCGCGAGATCATGAACCGCGAGGGCAGGAAGCCGCCTGCGCGCAAGGTCGCTTGA
- a CDS encoding ParB/RepB/Spo0J family partition protein, with amino-acid sequence MNANAGDKQKRALGRGLSALIPQAGPAAAANTVAEPAPAARNGVLKLPIESIHRDKEQPRRYFDETKLAELTESIKVQGVLQPVLVRKDGNSYKLIAGERRWRAAQAAGLKEVPALVREVTEAQAFELALVENIQRADLNPIEEAEGYQRLMEEFKLTQEQISQRVGKERSTVANALRLLSLPEDVKGLVADGSLSMGHARALLGVPRLPEMQALAVQVAEKKLSVRDTEKLVQQKRQHKKDGGRPPKQSPQVKSLVEELQRRLGTKVRLTEKAPGKGTLEVDFFSYDDLDRLLKLLRKE; translated from the coding sequence CTGAACGCGAATGCTGGTGACAAACAGAAGCGGGCGCTGGGCCGAGGCCTCTCGGCCCTCATCCCCCAGGCCGGCCCCGCCGCCGCCGCCAACACGGTGGCCGAGCCCGCGCCCGCGGCTCGCAACGGCGTACTCAAGCTGCCCATCGAGTCCATCCATCGGGACAAGGAGCAGCCGCGCCGCTACTTCGACGAGACGAAGCTGGCCGAGCTCACCGAGTCCATCAAGGTCCAGGGCGTGCTCCAGCCGGTGCTCGTGCGAAAGGACGGCAACAGCTACAAGCTCATCGCCGGCGAGCGTCGCTGGCGCGCGGCCCAGGCCGCCGGCCTGAAGGAAGTCCCCGCCCTGGTGCGCGAAGTCACCGAGGCCCAGGCCTTCGAGCTCGCCCTGGTGGAGAACATCCAGCGCGCCGACCTCAACCCCATCGAGGAGGCCGAGGGCTACCAGCGCCTGATGGAGGAGTTCAAGCTCACCCAGGAGCAGATCAGCCAGCGCGTGGGCAAGGAGCGCTCCACCGTCGCCAACGCCCTGCGCCTGCTGTCCCTCCCAGAGGATGTGAAGGGCCTGGTGGCCGATGGCTCGCTGAGCATGGGCCATGCGCGCGCGCTGCTCGGCGTGCCGCGGCTGCCCGAGATGCAGGCGCTGGCGGTGCAGGTCGCCGAGAAGAAGCTCTCGGTGCGTGACACCGAGAAGCTGGTGCAGCAGAAGCGCCAGCATAAGAAGGATGGGGGCCGGCCTCCGAAGCAGAGCCCCCAGGTGAAGTCCCTGGTCGAGGAACTCCAGCGTCGATTGGGGACAAAAGTACGTCTGACGGAGAAGGCTCCAGGGAAAGGAACTTTGGAAGTCGACTTCTTCTCGTACGATGACCTGGACCGTCTCTTGAAGCTTCTCAGGAAGGAGTAG
- a CDS encoding bactofilin family protein, giving the protein MALLGGKKDEAPSSSSKPLFKREEDFVSTRPGDIHTLLGKGSDFTGKLTFEGQVRIDGKFSGEIFTKDTIVIGDGARVEATISAGTIIIHGTVVGNVTATQIIELKQPGRVKGDLQTPALTIERGATYDGNCRMEGSKPAAPAPGGDRK; this is encoded by the coding sequence GTGGCGCTCCTCGGCGGGAAAAAGGACGAAGCACCCAGCAGCAGCAGCAAGCCATTGTTCAAGCGGGAGGAGGATTTCGTGTCGACGCGTCCAGGCGACATTCACACGCTGCTCGGTAAGGGGAGCGATTTCACCGGCAAGCTCACCTTCGAAGGGCAGGTGCGCATCGACGGCAAGTTCAGCGGTGAGATCTTCACCAAGGACACCATCGTCATCGGTGATGGGGCTCGCGTGGAGGCCACCATCAGTGCCGGCACCATCATCATCCACGGCACCGTGGTGGGGAATGTCACGGCCACGCAGATCATCGAGCTCAAGCAGCCGGGCCGCGTGAAGGGCGATCTCCAGACGCCGGCCCTCACCATCGAGCGAGGCGCCACCTACGACGGCAACTGCCGGATGGAAGGCAGCAAGCCGGCGGCGCCCGCGCCGGGCGGCGACAGGAAGTAG